In Alcaligenes faecalis, the sequence TTGGCTATCATGAATAGTCGCGACGACTAGCCGCTCAAGGGCCGGTTAACACTCAACGGCCCTGACGGCTTTGTCCTGTTTCACCTAAACGCTGCCCGTTGGGCGGCGACTCGGAGCCCTTTGCCACGATGCTGAAAGTTGTATTGATTACCGGCATATCCGGTTCGGGAAAATCAGTTGCCTTGCGCCTGCTGGAAGATACCGGCTACCTGTGCATCGACAACCTGCCCCCCCGATTTCTGGCCGAATTTGTCGAACGCTCTGCCGAACAAGGACTGGAGCGGCTTGCCGTCGCCATTGACGTGCGCGGCGCCGGTGATCTGGACATCCTTCCCGGTGTCATCAGCAAACTGAACGAAGAAGGCTACTCCCTGCGTGTCCTGTTCCTGAACGCCAGCGATCATACCCTGATGCAGCGTTACTCGGAATCGCGCCGCCGTCACCCGCTAACCGACCGCTTGCGTCAGGACGGCCGCTCGCCTTCGCTGGAAGAATGTATTGCCGTTGAGCGTGAAATGACGGCCCCCTTGCGCGAGCTGGGCCACATTATCGACACCACCGACCTGACGCCCGGCCAATTGCGCGCCTGGATTCGGGATCTGGTGCAAGCCGATCGCGCCAGCGTGGTGCTGACGTTCGAATCCTTTGCCTACAAGCGCGGCGTACCCGGCGATGCAGACCTGGTTTTTGACGTGCGCTGTCTGCCCAACCCCCACTACGACCCGGAGCTGCGTCCCATGACGGGCCGCGACGAGCCGGTTGCCAAATGGCTGGCCCAGTTCGGTTCTGTAGAAACCATGGTGGATGATATTGCCGGCTTTGTACGCCGCTGGTTGCCTTTGTATATGCAGGACACCCGCAACTACCTGACGGTCGCCATTGGTTGCACCGGCGGTCAACACCGTTCTGTGTACGTTACCGAACAACTGGCGCTGCGTTTTGCCGATTACGCCCCCTTGCTGGTGCGCCATCGCAATCAACCGCCCATTAATCCCGTCCCATGAGCCCAACCTTACGCAAACTAGGCGCCATCCTGAGCATCCTGGCCTTACTGGCCGGGTGCGCATCCAGCCCCAAACGCGCCAAGCCCAAAGCCAAATCGGGGGCTACCGTTTCAGCGCCCCGAGGCGGAGGCTACTACAAGGACGATGGCCCCGACGCCCGAATCCCCGCCAATCTTCAGGCCACCCCCGACGCAGTTCCCCGAATAGAACCCATCGCACGCAGCAATACCCGTCCCTATACCGTGCTCGGCAAAAGCTTTGTTCCCCATACCTCACACAAAGCCTTTACCCAGACCGGCACCGCCTCCTGGTACGGACGCAAGTTCCACGGCAAGAAAACAGCTAATGGCGAAACCTACGATATGTACGCCATGACCGCCGCTCACCCCACCTTGCCCATTCCCAGCTATGCCCGCGTGACTCGGCCCAAAACGGGTAAATCCGTTGTTGTGCGTATTAACGACCGGGGGCCATTCCATAGCTCTCGCATCATCGACTTGTCCTACGTTGCCGCCGCCAAGCTGGACCTGATTG encodes:
- the rapZ gene encoding RNase adapter RapZ, which gives rise to MLKVVLITGISGSGKSVALRLLEDTGYLCIDNLPPRFLAEFVERSAEQGLERLAVAIDVRGAGDLDILPGVISKLNEEGYSLRVLFLNASDHTLMQRYSESRRRHPLTDRLRQDGRSPSLEECIAVEREMTAPLRELGHIIDTTDLTPGQLRAWIRDLVQADRASVVLTFESFAYKRGVPGDADLVFDVRCLPNPHYDPELRPMTGRDEPVAKWLAQFGSVETMVDDIAGFVRRWLPLYMQDTRNYLTVAIGCTGGQHRSVYVTEQLALRFADYAPLLVRHRNQPPINPVP